In Paramormyrops kingsleyae isolate MSU_618 chromosome 5, PKINGS_0.4, whole genome shotgun sequence, one DNA window encodes the following:
- the msl1a gene encoding male-specific lethal 1-like 1 isoform X1, with product MNMRSTVFATAGYKLDTEINDKPQTGPGNSVSIKRECSFGDDLHDVLGDIRNSGDQKPHGKSRKLSLGHAGRAGRSLAVGGQNKPGAAEGQEENWVNAGTLTVPAKQMGGEGTPVKSKTLFGYNNSMDKIEVTAANANNSSRDVSTEGGDRVAAAGPFNISPLELGSEGKWKSVRKSSSHSPAQATCLRQILLLQLDLIEQQQQQLQSKDKEIDELKADKETLLARIERMERRLQLVKKDSRDKRLFQPLEPWTPDKDDDLEGIAGDSTPVYTPKTPSFGRGGKGHKRYRQKWKFCFLESKTQKSRGKSKFSPQKLETEGFQRELRSKETPEKVGVGQPPSPPQSKELPQSSAQMEELPYMSTTEMYLCRWHQPPPSPLREPSPKKEEVVAIPSWRENTMVPLEKEAVSDIPENLDDGVFLKRHAKLELDEKRRKRWDIQRIREQRMFQRLQQRMNKKKGIQESEPEVSSFYPDAEDVESLLITPFLPVVAFGRPLPKLTQQNFELPWLDERSRCRIEMQKKQTPHRTCRK from the exons ATGAATATGAGATCCACTGTGTTTGCCACTGCGGGATACAAGCTGGACACGGAGATAAACGACAAACCCCAGACGGGACCCGGCAACTCGGTCAGCATAAAGAGAGAGTGCAGCTTCGGGGACGACCTCCACGACGTGCTGGGGGACATCAGGAACAGCGGCGACCAAAAACCGCACGGCAAGTCCAGGAAACTCAGCCTCGGTCACGCCGGCAGAGCTGGCCGGAGCCTTGCGGTGGGGGGACAGAACAAGCCCGGCGCCGCAGAGGGACAAGAGGAGAACTGGGTAAACGCGGGGACCCTGACAGTCCCGGCTAAACAGATGGGGGGCGAGGGCACCCCGGTGAAGAGTAAAACGTTGTTCGGATATAACAACAGTATGGACAAAATAGAAGTGACTGCGGCAAACGCTAACAATAGCTCCAGGGATGTTAGCACGGAGGGTGGCGACAGAGTGGCTGCCGCAGGACCTTTTAACATCTCTCCGCTGGAGCTCGGATCGGAGGGAAAGTGGAAAAGCGTGAGGAAAAGCAGCAGCCACTCCCCCGCGCAGGCCACCTGCCTCCGACAGATTCTCCTGCTGCAGCTGGATCTGATcgagcagcagcaacagcagctgcAGTCCAAGGACAAGGAGATAGATGAGCTGAAAGCGGACAAGGAGACG CTGCTGGCACGGATTGAGCGCATGGAGCGCCGCTTACAGCTGGTGAAAAAGGATTCACGTGACAAGCGCCTCTTCCAGCCTCTCGAACCCTGGACACCAGACAAGGATGATGACTTAGAGGGTATAGCTGGTGACAGTACACCAGTATATACCCCGAAGACCCCGTCATTTGGCCGAGGTGGCAAAGGCCATAAAAGGTATCGACAGAAATG GAAGTTCTGTTTTCTGGAATCCAAGACACAGAAGTCTCGGGGAAAATCAAAATTTTCGCCCCAAAAGTTAGAGACTGAAGGCTTCCAAAGGGAGTTGCGCAGCAAAGAGACTCCAGAGAAGGTGGGGGTTGGACAACCTCCAAGTCCACCTCAGTCCAAAGAGTTACCACAAAGCTCTGCTCAGATGGAGGAACTTCCCTACATGTCTACTACAGAGATGTACCTGTGTCGCTGGCATCAGCCACCCCCCTCTCCTTTGCGTGAGCCCTCCCCCAAGAAGGAGGAAGTTGTGGCTA TCCCGTCTTGGAGAGAAAATACCATGGTCCCCCTGGAAAAAGAAGCAGTCTCTGACATCCCAGAG AATTTGGATGATGGTGTTTTTTTGAAACGACACGCGAAGCTGGAACTGGAtgaaaaaagaaggaaaag ATGGGACATCCAGCGGATTCGTGAGCAGCGCATGTTCCAGCGGCTGCAGCAGCGCATGAACAAGAAGAAGGGCATTCAGGAAAGTGAGCCGGAGGTGTCCTCATTCTACCCCGATGCCGAAGATG TGGAGTCACTACTGATCACACCCTTCCTGCCTGTGGTGGCATTTGGACGACCGCTGCCCAAACTGACTCAACA GAACTTTGAACTTCCCTGGCTTGATGAACGCAGCCGCTGTCGCATAGAAATGCAGAAGAAACAGACTCCACACAGAACTTGTCGGAAGTGA
- the msl1a gene encoding male-specific lethal 1-like 1 isoform X2: MNMRSTVFATAGYKLDTEINDKPQTGPGNSVSIKRECSFGDDLHDVLGDIRNSGDQKPHGKSRKLSLGHAGRAGRSLAVGGQNKPGAAEGQEENWVNAGTLTVPAKQMGGEGTPVKSKTLFGYNNSMDKIEVTAANANNSSRDVSTEGGDRVAAAGPFNISPLELGSEGKWKSVRKSSSHSPAQATCLRQILLLQLDLIEQQQQQLQSKDKEIDELKADKETLLARIERMERRLQLVKKDSRDKRLFQPLEPWTPDKDDDLEGIAGDSTPVYTPKTPSFGRGGKGHKRKFCFLESKTQKSRGKSKFSPQKLETEGFQRELRSKETPEKVGVGQPPSPPQSKELPQSSAQMEELPYMSTTEMYLCRWHQPPPSPLREPSPKKEEVVAIPSWRENTMVPLEKEAVSDIPENLDDGVFLKRHAKLELDEKRRKRWDIQRIREQRMFQRLQQRMNKKKGIQESEPEVSSFYPDAEDVESLLITPFLPVVAFGRPLPKLTQQNFELPWLDERSRCRIEMQKKQTPHRTCRK; encoded by the exons ATGAATATGAGATCCACTGTGTTTGCCACTGCGGGATACAAGCTGGACACGGAGATAAACGACAAACCCCAGACGGGACCCGGCAACTCGGTCAGCATAAAGAGAGAGTGCAGCTTCGGGGACGACCTCCACGACGTGCTGGGGGACATCAGGAACAGCGGCGACCAAAAACCGCACGGCAAGTCCAGGAAACTCAGCCTCGGTCACGCCGGCAGAGCTGGCCGGAGCCTTGCGGTGGGGGGACAGAACAAGCCCGGCGCCGCAGAGGGACAAGAGGAGAACTGGGTAAACGCGGGGACCCTGACAGTCCCGGCTAAACAGATGGGGGGCGAGGGCACCCCGGTGAAGAGTAAAACGTTGTTCGGATATAACAACAGTATGGACAAAATAGAAGTGACTGCGGCAAACGCTAACAATAGCTCCAGGGATGTTAGCACGGAGGGTGGCGACAGAGTGGCTGCCGCAGGACCTTTTAACATCTCTCCGCTGGAGCTCGGATCGGAGGGAAAGTGGAAAAGCGTGAGGAAAAGCAGCAGCCACTCCCCCGCGCAGGCCACCTGCCTCCGACAGATTCTCCTGCTGCAGCTGGATCTGATcgagcagcagcaacagcagctgcAGTCCAAGGACAAGGAGATAGATGAGCTGAAAGCGGACAAGGAGACG CTGCTGGCACGGATTGAGCGCATGGAGCGCCGCTTACAGCTGGTGAAAAAGGATTCACGTGACAAGCGCCTCTTCCAGCCTCTCGAACCCTGGACACCAGACAAGGATGATGACTTAGAGGGTATAGCTGGTGACAGTACACCAGTATATACCCCGAAGACCCCGTCATTTGGCCGAGGTGGCAAAGGCCATAAAAG GAAGTTCTGTTTTCTGGAATCCAAGACACAGAAGTCTCGGGGAAAATCAAAATTTTCGCCCCAAAAGTTAGAGACTGAAGGCTTCCAAAGGGAGTTGCGCAGCAAAGAGACTCCAGAGAAGGTGGGGGTTGGACAACCTCCAAGTCCACCTCAGTCCAAAGAGTTACCACAAAGCTCTGCTCAGATGGAGGAACTTCCCTACATGTCTACTACAGAGATGTACCTGTGTCGCTGGCATCAGCCACCCCCCTCTCCTTTGCGTGAGCCCTCCCCCAAGAAGGAGGAAGTTGTGGCTA TCCCGTCTTGGAGAGAAAATACCATGGTCCCCCTGGAAAAAGAAGCAGTCTCTGACATCCCAGAG AATTTGGATGATGGTGTTTTTTTGAAACGACACGCGAAGCTGGAACTGGAtgaaaaaagaaggaaaag ATGGGACATCCAGCGGATTCGTGAGCAGCGCATGTTCCAGCGGCTGCAGCAGCGCATGAACAAGAAGAAGGGCATTCAGGAAAGTGAGCCGGAGGTGTCCTCATTCTACCCCGATGCCGAAGATG TGGAGTCACTACTGATCACACCCTTCCTGCCTGTGGTGGCATTTGGACGACCGCTGCCCAAACTGACTCAACA GAACTTTGAACTTCCCTGGCTTGATGAACGCAGCCGCTGTCGCATAGAAATGCAGAAGAAACAGACTCCACACAGAACTTGTCGGAAGTGA
- the igf2bp1 gene encoding insulin-like growth factor 2 mRNA-binding protein 1 isoform X2 produces MQWEVLDGLLAQFGTVENCEQVNTESETAVVNVTYGTREQARQAIQKLNGHQLENNALRVSYIPDETSAAEGHQGPDNGRRPQYGPRGGPRQGSPSSGAPPKHQHTDIPLRLLVPTQYVGAIIGKEGSTIRNITKQTQSKIDVHRKENAGAAEKPISIHSTPEGCSAACRMILDIMHQEAKDTKTAEEVPLKILAHNNFVGRLIGKEGRNLKKVEQDTDTKITISPLQDLTLYNPERTITVKGAIEACCLAEQEIMKKVREAYDNDIAAMNQQTHLIPGLNLSALGLFPPSSSMPPPPPGNSASGALYGSFGTPEQETVHVYIPAQAVGAIIGKKGQHIKQLSRFAGASIKIAPAEAPDSKMRMVIVTGPPEAQFKAQGRIYGKLKEENFFGPKEEVKLETHIKVAATAAGRVIGKGGKTVNELQNLTAAEVVVPREQTPDENDQVIVKIIGHFYASQLAQRKIRDILMQVKQQQQKGGMGGGQGPQPAPSSELGTPQGLAQGPQPARRK; encoded by the exons ATGCAGTGGGAG GTACTTGATGGCCTGCTGGCCCAGTTTGGTACTGTGGAAAACTGTGAACAAG TGAACACTGAGAGTGAAACAGCTGTGGTCAATGTTACGTATGGGACCCGGGAACAGGCCAGGCA AGCCATCCAGAAGCTCAACGGTCACCAGTTAGAGAACAATGCCCTTCGCGTTTCCTACATCCCAGATGAGACGTCTGCTGCTGAGGGCCACCAGGGGCCTGACAATGGCCGGCGCCCACAGTATGGGCCCCGTGGAGGGCCCAGACAAGGCTCCCCCAGCTCTGGTGCCCCACCTAAGCACCAGCACACTGATATCCCTTTGCGTTTGCTGGTTCCCACTCAGTATGTTGGAGCCATCATCGGGAAGGAAGGCTCAACCATTCGCAATATCACCAAGCAGACCCAAAGCAA AATTGATGTCCACCGTAAGGAGAatgctggagctgcagaaaAGCCCATCAGCATCCACTCCACCCCCGAGGGCTGCTCAGCTGCATGCCGCATGATCCTCGATATCATGCACCAGGAGGCCAAGGACACCAAGAC AGCCGAAGAGGTGCCTCTGAAGATTCTCGCCCACAACAATTTTGTTGGCCGATTGATCGGCAAGGAGGGGCGCAACTTAAAGAAGGTGGAACAAGATACTGACACTAAGATCACTATTTCGCC GCTGCAGGACTTGACTCTATACAACCCAGAAAGGACTATCACGGTAAAGGGAGCTATTGAGGCATGCTGTCTGGCTGAGCAGGAAATCATGAAGAAAGTGCGAGAGGCCTATGATAATGACATCGCCGCTATGAAC caaCAGACCCATCTCATTCCAGGGCTCAACCTTAGCGCTCTGGGGCTGTTCCCCCCCTCTTCCTCgatgccacccccaccccctggaaACTCCGCTTCTGGTGCTCTGTATGGCTCTTTTGGA ACCCCCGAGCAGGAGACGGTCCATGTGTACATCCCAGCCCAGGCGGTGGGAGCCATCATCGGTAAGAAGGGCCAGCACATCAAGCAGCTCAGCCGCTTCGCTGGGGCCTCCATCAAG ATTGCTCCAGCAGAGGCTCCAGACTCTAAAATGCGCATGGTCATAGTGACTGGACCACCGGAGGCTCAGTTTAAG GCCCAGGGCAGGATCTATGGGAAGTTGAAAGAGGAAAATTTCTTTGGCCCCaaggaggaggtgaagctggAGACCCACATCAAAGTGGCTGCCACAGCCGCTGGGCGTGTCATCGGGAAGGGCGGCAAAACG GTGAATGAGTTGCAGAATCTGACAGCAGCAGAGGTGGTGGTCCCACGCGAACAGACCCCTGACGAGAATGATCAGGTCATTGTCAAGATCATTGGACACTTCTATGCAAGCCAG CTGGCACAGAGGAAGATCAGGGATATTCTAATGCAAgtaaagcagcagcagcagaaaggGGGCATGGGGGGTGGCCAGGGGCCCCAGCCAGCACCTTCGTCTGAGCTTGGCACTCCCCAGGGACTGGCACAGGGGCCCCAGCCTGCCCGGAGAAAGTAA